CACCGCTGCGCTTCCTCCTACGCGCCCCCGGCCGTGCACCCGTGCGCCCCATGTGCAGGATCGATCCGTCCCGAAGGATGCGCGTGCGCCCGTAACCCCAGGTGGCGCCGGGAGTTGAGCGGGGAGTGGAAGAGCCCATCGGAGTGACGGAAGCCGCCCAGGTCCCCAAGCAGCGAGGTGAACAGTTACTCGAAGCCGCCGCCTGGTACGCCCAGGAGCGGCACTGGGACGTTTTCCCGGGCACCTGGACCGAGGTCGTCGGAGGGGCGGAGCGCTGCTCGTGCGGTGACGCCGGCTGCACGGCCCCCGGGGCACATCCCACCCGGCCGGACTGGGCGGACCAGGTGACCGGCAGTGCCGCCGCCGCACGCAGGATGTGGTCCAGGCAGCCCGGGTCGGCGGTCCTCCTGCCCACCGGCCGGACCTTCGACGCCCTGGACGTACCGGAGGCGGCCGGTTTCCTGGCCCTGGCCAGGATGGAGCGGATGGGCCTGACGCTCGGCCCGGTCACCCGCACCCCGGACCGCCGGATGCTGTTCCTCGCGCTGCCGGGTGCCGCGGCCAAGGCGCCCGCGCTGGTCCGCGACCTGGGCTGGGACGCCGAGGCGATCGGCATGGTGGGGCGCGGCGAGGGCGACCACATGGCCGGCCCGCCGACCCGGACGGCCGGGCGCGGGGCCGTGCAGTGGGCCCGCCGCCCCTCCCGCGCCGATCTGTGGCTGCCCGACGTGGAGGAGCTGATGGGCCCGCTCGCGTACGCATGCGCCCGCGAGGCCGCCGACGCCCGGAGCCGTCTTTCGTAGGCTGGTCCCACTAGCGGGGACTTCGAAAGGCAGTGCCATGCCGGACCAGGCGGAGCGTACGGGCGGGACCGACACGGCGGGCGCGGCTCCTGCGCCGGTTCCCGCCGTGCGGGTGGAGGGGTTGTGGAAACGGTTCGGGGAGCAGGTCGCGGTCGCGGGGATCGATCTGGAGCTGCCCGCGGGGAAGTTCATCGGCCTGGTGGGCCCCAACGGCGCGGGGAAGACCACGACGCTCTCGATGGTGACCGGGCTCCTGCGGCCCGACATGGGGCGGATCGAGGTCGCGGGACACGACGTGTGGCGGGACCCGGTCGAGGTGAAGTCCAGGATCGGGGTGCTGCCCGAGGGGCTGCGGCTCTTCGAGCGGCTCTCGGGACGTGAACTCCTCGGCTACACGGGCAGGTTGCGCGGGCTTCCCGGCGCCGAGGTGGACAAGCGCGCCACCCAGCTGCTCGACGTCCTGGATCTCGCGGGGGCGCAGCACAAGCTGGTGGTGGACTACTCGACCGGGATGCGCAAGAAGATCGGGCTGGCGTCCGCGCTGCTGCACAACCCCGAAGTCCTGTTCCTCGACGAACCGTTCGAGGGCGTGGACCCGGTGTCGGCGCAGACCATCCGCGGCGTCCTGGAGCGCTACACGCGCTCCGGTG
The DNA window shown above is from Streptomyces sp. Alt3 and carries:
- a CDS encoding bifunctional DNA primase/polymerase yields the protein MEEPIGVTEAAQVPKQRGEQLLEAAAWYAQERHWDVFPGTWTEVVGGAERCSCGDAGCTAPGAHPTRPDWADQVTGSAAAARRMWSRQPGSAVLLPTGRTFDALDVPEAAGFLALARMERMGLTLGPVTRTPDRRMLFLALPGAAAKAPALVRDLGWDAEAIGMVGRGEGDHMAGPPTRTAGRGAVQWARRPSRADLWLPDVEELMGPLAYACAREAADARSRLS
- a CDS encoding ABC transporter ATP-binding protein, giving the protein MPDQAERTGGTDTAGAAPAPVPAVRVEGLWKRFGEQVAVAGIDLELPAGKFIGLVGPNGAGKTTTLSMVTGLLRPDMGRIEVAGHDVWRDPVEVKSRIGVLPEGLRLFERLSGRELLGYTGRLRGLPGAEVDKRATQLLDVLDLAGAQHKLVVDYSTGMRKKIGLASALLHNPEVLFLDEPFEGVDPVSAQTIRGVLERYTRSGATVVFSSHVMELVESLCDWVAVLAAGRIRAHGTLTEVRGDAASLQDAFLELVGAGARDTGESLDWLGGAR